From a single Ornithodoros turicata isolate Travis chromosome 8, ASM3712646v1, whole genome shotgun sequence genomic region:
- the LOC135367061 gene encoding beta-1,3-galactosyltransferase 5-like, producing the protein MVSIRRTWLFLAGLAVYAFSIFVIHRSISQKNIFTYVMPPSEKLIVKTTHMIETNGSLYIQEQRTAANETVKGVTPQPLRPAESESRSTGPSPASKQSARHSGPSGMKLLPPYEESLYPFTITSPSMCPPSTNVRLLVFVISSVKNTEIRTAIRKSWGSPAFNASSGFRLGFMVGVASNRSHQANLLEESRSHRDIVQVNYTEDYYKITVSSVSILRWVTQNCPRYEYLVKMDDDSFLMMASLYDYLSVLKPHRSILGRVVKNSGVNRNRKSKWYTTKEVYSKSRYPDFTNGFTYVITSDAVPSIYEAARSSKYLFPLEDVFITGMCREIANVTVIMIPQMSRMIVRPEACLYKDAIARHRVSPQVMQSMWKKLESNDFKCKRGKKG; encoded by the exons ATG GTATCCATAAGGCGGACCTGGCTTTTCCTCGCTGGCCTCGCAGTGTACGCTTTCAGCATATTCGTCATCCACAGATCAATTTCACAGAAGAACATCTTCACTTACGTTATGCCGCCGAGTGAAAAGCTGATAGTCAAAACTACACACATGATTGAAACTAACGGAAGCCTGTATATCCAAGAACAGCGTACCGCTGCTAACGAGACAGTGAAAGGAGTTACTCCCCAACCACTAAGACCAGCTGAAAGTGAATCGCGTTCGACAGGACCGAGCCCTGCTTCCAAACAAAGTGCACGACATAGTGGACCAAGTGGGATGAAGCTGTTGCCTCCATACGAAGAGAGCCTTTACCCGTTCACCATAACCAGCCCATCCATGTGTCCACCTAGCACGAATGTTCGACTCCTCGTGTTCGTCATCTCGTCCGTCAAGAACACAGAGATCCGGACTGCCATCAGAAAGTCCTGGGGCTCACCAGCCTTCAATGCTAGCTCAGGTTTCAGACTGGGTTTCATGGTCGGTGTCGCATCCAACAGGTCTCATCAAGCGAACCTTCTCGAAGAATCTAGAAGCCATCGCGACATAGTGCAGGTCAACTACACTGAGGATTACTACAAGATCACGGTTTCCAGCGTGAGCATACTTCGGTGGGTGACCCAAAACTGTCCCAGATACGAGTACCTGGTCAAAATGGACGACGATTCCTTTTTAATGATGGCATCTTTATACGACTATTTGAGTGTGTTAAAGCCGCACCGATCCATTTTGGGAAGGGTTGTTAAAAACAGCGGAGTTAACCGTAACAGGAAGAGTAAGTGGTACACCACAAAAGAGGTATACAGCAAGAGTCGTTATCCCGACTTCACGAATGGGTTCACATACGTGATCACGTCGGACGCTGTGCCCAGCATATACGAGGCAGCAAGGTCGTCCAAGTATTTGTTCCCGTTAGAGGATGTCTTCATAACTGGTATGTGTAGAGAGATCGCGAACGTAACGGTTATAATGATTCCACAAATGTCTCGCATGATTGTCCGTCCGGAAGCGTGTCTTTACAAGGACGCCATAGCCAGACATAGAGTCAGTCCTCAAGTTATGCAAAGCATGTGGAAGAAGCTAGAGAGCAACGACTTCAAATGTAAACGAGGCAAAAAGGGTTGA